One Synechocystis sp. LKSZ1 genomic window, TTTAAGCCAGAAAATTGGCTCAGGGTTAGTATAACGGCTAAAGTGAGCCGCAACAGTTGACCTTTAACGTTTAACTACGTTTGAGAGGTCGACCCCAACGCAGTGTTAAGCTTCTGTCTTTGGGCGATTTGCATGAGCATCCGAAGTGCTTCATTAACTGAATCACTTGTCGGAAATGCTTGAGCAACATCAAGATCTAGCAATACTACATTAGTCCCGGCCCTGTAGCGTTCGACATATTTTCCTCTAACACCACCCTGCATTTTGCTAAAGTCGTATTCAGGATGCAATTCGTCTTCTAGTTCTTGGTTAGTCTGCATTTGCATAAAATCTCTGTTCACTTCGGGTCGCCTCTCGTGCGCTAATTAATCCGAACCCGATCTGCTCGATCTGTGTGTGAGACCACTAGAACACGATTCGTATGAGATAAACCAATGATAACGTAACGCTCCTCACCATAAGAGTGATCTGTATCAGGGAATGTCACAGATAAAGGATCATTGAAAACAGTAGATGCCTCGCCGAATGAAACACCATGCTTTTTTAAGTTTGAGTTTGCTTTGCTGGGATTCCATTCAAACTGCATCTCAACAATGATTGCTACTCTAGTTCAAGGTTTAAGCTTACCATCAAAGAAGTGCATTGCATTGGATTAACGCATTCTATAAGAGCGGCGCTCTCTGAAAAGTTGATGCGACTCTTCATCCGTAGAATTTATTGCACAGCCTTTGATGTATCCGAGACAGAAAGAAATATACCTTTAGACTCAAAACTGGAGAGTTGTCTCAGGGTTAGTATCATCTAACGAGATTGATCCTAGGAGTCAGTGTTATGCCCATTGGTGTTGCAGAGTTTATGGAAAACCAGGAAAATCGCTGTCCTGTGGTACTCTCTTTCACGTCATTGCTGACCGCTCCTACCTCAGCCCCTACCTGCAAAGCCTACCCTGCACTTAATGCCAAGTTGCTAAAACTCAGTTACATAACTGACCCCACCCGTCCTCCCCTTCGCAAGGGGAGGTGCCGGAGGCGGAGGGGTAAAAATCTGTAGCTTTAACTTGAAGAATTGGTATAATCCCGAGGGCAGATGGCGCTAGATATCACCTAAGACTTTGAGTAGATCTGCTTTTTTCATTCTGCTGGTTCCAGGGATACCTTTTTCCTGAGCTAGCTTTCTCAATTGAGTAATAGGAAGTTCATCTAATGATGGTTCAGGCTTGACGAGAGGGGTTGTATAAAAAACCTCTTTGAAACTGTCTAGTTTTTTGCCTTTTGTAATTCCACACTTTAAGCTCACAACTTCGGTGAGGCTTTCCTGCCAGTATTGACGCTCTGGAACATCCAATTTATCTAAAGCGGTTGCAATGTTAAGGGTTGGCAGAGGATTATCAGAATGATGGACTAAATACTCCAAGCCTGATTGGATTTCCTCTCGACTAGCAGTGGTTAGGTTGATTGATGGCTTAAGAACTTTAGGTGGCTCTGCATAAAAGACCTCTTTAAAAATATCTAATTTTTTCCCCTTGGTAATGGCGCATTTCAGACCCGTAATTTCGTTTAGGCTGGCTTTCCAGGACTGGCGCTGAGGCACATCAATTTTTTCTAAAGCGGTGGCTAAGGTAACGCCAACAAGGGGATTAACGGGCCGACGAATTAAATAATCTAGGCCGAGTTTAATTTCTTCGCGGCTAGCCGTCGTCAAATTAATTCTGGGGATTTTCTCCTGGGCCAAGAGTTGAGCGCAATTCTGAGTCGCTTCAGTATCATCGGCAATAATGCACCAGACTTTATTAATACCGGCTTCTTCAGCGGCCGCCAAAATGAAAGTATTGGCTATGGCCTGAAAGGATTCTGCGCCAGTTTGTTTAACAATGACTGGCATCCAATTTCGTCCACCGGCTTCATTAATGGCCTTAGCCGAACTGGTAATCAAAAAGCGATGGGCTTGTGTCGGTTGGCCCGGTTTAATTTCGTCTAAATAAATATGTAGTAGGGTTCCAATATCTTGTTGCATTAGATGAAATACTCCTCGACGAATCGTTTATAGGCGACAAAAGCTAACTGATTGGTAAGCGCTGCTGGACGACGGGAAAAATGAGCTGAAGAAATATGGGCTATATTGGGCAAATTGAAAATTTCTTCATTTTTTACCATTTCTGTCTTCTTGGGAAAGAAGAAGGGAGTCAAGTCTATTTTGTCAGATTGCATCACATTGTCAATGATTTTGTTAATCTCTTCCCTCGCTTGCTTTTCTTGAGCCGGTGTCATTTGCTCCCCATTAAAAAAGATAGGTAAAGGTGTCGGATCAGCTAACTCAGGTGAATAAACACGGCGTTCCTGACCCAGTTGAGGAAGAATGTCCTTCATCGCCGTAGCGGCATTATTCAGCGATGCTAATCCGTTATGCTTGGATGGCATCAAAACAACATCTGACGCAATAATTGCCTCTTTGGTAAAATAGTTTGAGCCTGGAGGAGCATCAATTAAAATATAGTCGTATTTATTTTTAACTCTGCTTAGAATTTTTCCAAGCGACCCTTTATAAAGAATTGAGGGCAAAGATGAGGGGGGAACTTCCAAAAAACCTTCATCAGCAGGAATGACATCAAAAAAACGATACCATTTACCATCTTTAAGTTTTATTGGATAGGGAGAGATCAGATCATCAATTGCATAGTCTTTTGAATTTGAATCTTTAAGAAAGTCTAATAATTTGACTTTTCCTGGTTTAATACCAAGAATCTCTGTCAGATCTTTTTGGTTGGGATCAAAATCTACAACTAAAACCTTTTTCCCAAATCCGCCCTTGGCAGAGGGAAGCGACAATATTGAAGCTAAATTAATGGTTGTTGTTGTTTTACCGACACCTCCCTTATTATTGTAGAGAGCGATGACAAGAGAATTACAATTGTTTTCGATGTAGTCTTTGAGTAAATATATTTTTTCATCAATATTCCCGGCATTTAATTCAATGTTATTTGTAAAGGGATAAATGACTTTACCATGGCGACGAAAGAGTTGAATACGGTCTGCATTTGTTATAATTCCCCATTTTGCTTGAGAACAATTGATAGCTTCTGGGTCTAAATATCCTTTTAATTGTCTTACTAAAGATAAGTATTCAGCAGTATTAGGGGAGATATTTTTACTTCGTCTCTTTAGTTCTACAATCAGAGAAGGAGCTTTTAGAGAGTGAGAAAAATTATCTATGCCATTATTTTTTCGGGCGGCAATATCAACTTTTTGTGCTCCCAAACCAGTTGGATACTCTTTGACAATCTCACCTCTTTGAAACGTAAAGCCAAAGAGTTTTAGCATCTCTGGAATGACCAAGTGATCAGCAATCATCGGCTCGAGTGCTCCTGGTGCTAGGTTTAGCCAGGCCTGTTGGAGAGAAGTGTGTGCCATACAATGTGATGCGAGGATAGGGGACGGAGAAGAGGAAAGCCGATAGAGCTGAGCAGGCGGTGTTGCCTGGGCCAAGTGCAGACCGGCATGTTGACTTTACAAACGGGGTGCTTAGGCTCTTGACCCTTGCTAGTATATGGCCCTCATTGATTTTAGGCAAGCTGAAATGAGCCAATTAAGAGCCGAATGTTGAGCTTGTATAATCCTGGGTTAAGAAAAGGTTTAGTGACCCTTAAGAACAGTTTTTGGGCTTAGGCCTGTCAAGAATTACCGCTGGACCACTTCCTTACATAGTCTAAAATAATCTTGCCCCCTGGGGCCGATAAAGCTCAGGTAATTTAGAGCGAGGGCATAACCTTGCGGAGTAAGCTAAGTCGTAGCTCAGAACCAGTCAGTAGGATAGTCTACGAAGAAGAGGTCGTTGTTCTAGAAAAATCTGCTGATGGCGAATGGGTGAAAATCTGGGCCGGGGTTCAGGAAGGCTGGGTTCTGTTGAAAAATTTGGAGAGAATGTGAGTTGGAGTAACTGCCAAGAATTTTGTCGAAAATTATCTTAAGTTGACAGGCAAACAATATCAATTTTATTGGCTAAAAAATCAACCTCTATGACTCTAATTGTAATTATTTAGACTATACTCAGTGACTCAAGCCCAACAAAATGCCCTAATACCAAATCTCTGAGACCTAACTACACAAGTGACCCCACCCATCCTCCCCTTCGCAAGGGGAGGTGCCTGAGAAGCGCGAAGGCGGAGGGGTGAAGAGCTACAATAGCACCAATAGACGGCATCTCTATGACTATAATTTTCAACCAAGCCTCCGAAAAAGAGAAAAGGAGACAGCTACGCCAAAATCCAACCAAAGCAGAGAGCATTGTTTGGCAATATTTCAAAGGTAAAAAAATTGCGAACTGTAAATTTCGCCGTCAGTATAGTATTGGGCCGTTTGTTGTAGACTTTTATTGCCCAGAACTGAAACTAGCCATTGAAATAGACGGAGAAAGCCATGATAGCCTTGAAGCCCAAGCCTATGACTTGAATAGACAGCAATATATCGAAGCTTTTGGTATTAGTTTTTTGCGATTCACCAATCAGCAAATTTATGAAAATGCAGAATCTGTAATGATGAGCATTGTCGATCACGTCAATTATTTAAGAAAGAAAATGTCCATGCTCCATCATCAGGCATTAGAAAATGAATGCTAGGCCCATCCTGTCCTTATCTTTACTAAGCGATTGCTTAGGCCCAACGGTACAACCGACCCCTCCCACCCTCCCCTTGGCAAGGGGAGGTGCCTGAGCTGGCGAAGGCGGAGGGGTAAATCTCTCTGGCCCTGATTGGGAGAATTCGGACTATATCCAGTTACTCAAGCCCAACAAAATGCCTAACCTCACCTGTCTTCCTAGCTAGCGAAGGCAGAGGGGTGAATCGGCCTTAAGGCGATGCTTTCAAGTTGGGTTAAAATCAAGGCAATCGCTGACGCACAGACAATCTTTAGGTTATTTATACTATGTTAGCCTTAGCCAAAACTGACTATGAACAAGACTTTGCGCTTTGGGTCGAACAAACAGTTGCCTTCCTCAAGGCCAAAGATTATGCGGCGGTAGATTGGCCAAATTTAATTGAGGAGGTAGAAGGGTTGACTCGTAGTGATAGACGAGAGCTAGAAAATCGTTTAATTACCCTATTTGAACACGCTCTCAAACGTCGTTATGTGGCCTTGCCGGATTGTTATCGAGGTTGGGAAGTCACCCTATTGCGCACTCAATACCGACTAAAGCAAATCCTTGATGATTCCCCTAGTTTACGCAATTACTTTCTAGGAATTATGGAAAAGTGTTATCAAAATGCGGCGAAAAATATACGACGGGAATATGATGCTATTTTGCCGGAGGTCATTCCTTTTGATCAAGAAATTGACAAGTTATTAAACGAAGAATTTTGGCAGTTGCAATGATCACCCGCGTGAATTGATGCCAAATCTCTGAAGCCTAGCGACACAGACGACCCCGTCCATCCTCTTCGGTGCCGCAGGCGGAGAGCTGAATCTCTCTCCCTTATTGAAAAAATTGGGATTAAACTAGGCCTTATCTTTCATTGCGTCTGACCATGCTCCGTTCTCCGTCCTCTCTTTCTCCCCCCCTTAATCTGAGCGCACTCTACGAACAAGATTACTATGCTTGGCTCCAGGCTACAGCGAAACAATTGAAGGACAATCAACTCCAGGGCCTGGATCGGTTAAATTTGCTCGAAGAAATTGAAAGCATGGGACGAAGCGAAAAGAATGCCTTAGGGAGCAACCTACAAATCCTTTTAATGCATCTTCTCAAGTATCGCTATCAACCCGAAAAACGCTCGAATAGCTGGCTATTAACGATTTTTGAGCATCGTGACCGCATCGAAGAGGCCCTAGAACAAAGTCCGAGCCTACAACCCTATCTCAGGGAGATTTTCCATAAATGTTATGCTAAAGCCCGCCAGAAGGCCGCGCTAGAAACGGGTCTGGCCCTCAACACATTTCCCGCCGAGTCTCCCTTTAGTTTAGACGAGACGTTAGATGTTGATTTTTTGCCGGAAACCAAAAGTGGTTAGAAATTTGGCTACTTTTCTGTTCTACTGCAATACTTTTTCGAGTTCATGCTGTTGCCAGAGCGATTGGTACAAACCCGGTTGCTGTAACAGGGCCTCGTGGGTTCCACTTTGCACAATCTGGCCCTGATCCATGACTAAAATACGGTCAGCCTGGGCGGCGGCGGACAGTTGATGGGAAATAAAAATAACGGTGTTCTGACGCTGTTGGGCCAGATAGCTCAAAATATGGGTGGCGGTTTGATTATCCACACTGGAGAGGGCATCATCCAACACCAGGACAGGGGCCTCTAATACCAAGGCCCGAGCCAGGGCCGTGCGTTGGCGTTGGCCCCCGGACAGGGAAATGCCTCGTTCTCCGACCAGGGTCTGGTACTGCTGAGGAAAATAATGGATCTCTGAGTCTAGATAGGCCTGCTGGGCCGCCTTGGCGATGGCGTCTCCCTCCAACTGGGGGACACCATAGCGGATATTATTTTCAATCGTGGTACTGAACAAAAAACTTTCTTGGGGCACAAAGGCGATGGCTCGGCGGAGATCCTCTAGACTGACTTGGGTAATATCTACACCATCTAAGAACAATTGGCCGGGGGCAATATCTAAGAGACGAGGTAGGGCATTGGCCAATGTCGATTTCCCGCAACCGATGGGGCCAACAATGGCCACCATTTCCCCCGGTTCAATGCAAAAATTAACGTCCTTCAAGGCCCAGGTTTCGCTACCCGGATAACGATAACTGAGGTGAGTCGCCGTGATTTCCCCCAGCAAGGGTCGGGCCAGGGCCTGAACCGTAGGCACATTCTGAATACGGGGCTGAGCCTGAAAAATAGCCTCCACCCGGTCGATGCTCACTTCTCCCCGCTGGTAAGCCGTAATGGTAAACCCCAGCAGGGCCGTGGGGAAGACCAAACGCTCCACTAAAATAATCAGGGCAATAAAATCCCCAATACTAATTTCTCCCTTTTGAATGGCAGCCGTGCCAAAGGCCAGCAGCAGGAGCAAGCTAATGTAGGACAGGCCCTCAATGACCGGAAACAACAAATTACGAGTCTGTACTAGCTTGAGATTGGCCTGGAGCAATTTTTGATTTTGACGGCGAAAGGCCTGGCGCTCGTTGTCTTCCTGGGCATAGATTTTAATCAGATTAATGCCGCTCATGTCTTCTTGGATCAATTCACTGAGATCCGAGAGTTCTTCCTGAACTGCCAACTGGTAATCCCGCAGTTTGCCGCTAAACAGGTTAACAATCTGGAGCATCACCGGATAAACCGCGATGGCCATCAGACTGAGGGGAATATGAATGGAGAGCATCGCCGGCAGGGTCAGAGCATAGGCAAAAATGGTATTAATTAAACTCAGCACCGCAAACCCAACTAAGCGACGAATATTATCCACATCACTGGTGGCCCGATTGATCAGGTCGCCCGAGGTATTTTCACTAAAGTAGGCCGGCTCTAGTTTGAGCAGATGGCTAAAGATCTGTTGCTTAAGGTTGTACTCTATCTGGCGACCAATCCCAAAAATCGCTAGCCGGGAAATCATCCGAATGGCCCACATCACCGAGGCCAGGGCCATAATAGCCAGGGCCACGCCGAGCAGTTGGCCCAAATGAAAATTGGCCCCGAGGTCGTCAATGCTATCTCTAATTAAGATTGGGATGTAAACCCCGAGGACATTGGCCAATAACAGGGCCACCATCCCGACCCCTAGGGCCTTTTTATGGGGGGATAGATAGGCTAAGAGGCGGCGAAAACGAGATTGGGCCATTAGAAACTAGGGCTTGGTGTTGACACTGACGGGCCCATTCACCAGGGTCTGACAGGCCAGGCGATAGGAGTCCGGTTTTTTGCGAAGGACGCGCTGTTCAAAATCCGTTTTGGGGGATAAATTCTCCATGCCCGCCACGATCTCTACAATACAAGTCCCGCACTGGCCATAGCCACCACAATTCATTAATTTCCCTCTAAGGGTATAGAGGTCAACTCCATTTTGCAGGGCCTTTTCCCGGAGATTGGCCCCCTGGGCAACAACTACCTCCTTTCCTTCTTTGACAAACGTGATCGTCATCATCCCTCCTGGTGCTATTGAATGACTGGCGCAATATTAAGAAATTTTACGGGATTCTGCGACGATTCTAGTTTTCTGCTAGAGGAATTAGGGCTGAATATCAAACAACTGATTATTGGGTAGGTTGCTCACCGAGCGTTGCAGACGATTGAGAGATTGGTTGTAGCCAATGATGGCCTGGAGAAAACGGCCCCGAGCGTTGGCCAAGTCCCGCTGGGCATTAATGACATCTGTCTGGGTACCGACCCCTGCTTGGAACCGTAACCGAGCCAGGCGCAGGGCCTCTTCAAAACGGGTGACGTTGGTGCGGGTACTGACGATGTTTTCCTTGGTGGAAATGAGGTTGTTGTAGGACTCCTCCACATCGAAGCGGATTTGGTTGCGCTGTTTGGTAAATTCACTCTGGGCAATGTCCATCTGACGTTCGGCCCGACGAGCTTCGGCAAAGGCCCGGCCACCATCAAAAAAGTCCCAGCGTACTCGGGCAGTAAAGGCGTAACCATCGACGACGCCGACGGCGTTATCAAAATTGTCTTGGTAGTCGTAGCTGGCCACAAAATCGACCCGAGGTTTAATGGCCGAGAGGGCAATCTTACGATCTTGGTCGCTAATCTCTACCTGGATCAACTGTTGTTCGAGTTCAGCCCGATTTTTATAGGCCTGGACAATGGTGTTTTCAAGGGGAATCGTCCAATTGCCGGCCTCTTTGATCTCATCGGCAGCCGTTAATTCTACCTGTTGACCAACGTTAAGCAGTTGAGAAATCCGACGGCGGGCATTGCGCTGATCAGCAATAGCTCGGGTCAGGGCCTCATTAGCGGTGGCTAAATCCCCTTCGGCCCGGAGCACATCAAATCGGGTTCCCAAGCCTGCCTGTTCCAAGAGTCGCGCATCCCGCAAACTTTGGGCGGCATCTTCCACCGAGGCCTGGGCAATGGCCACCTGGGCATCGGCCCCTTGCAGGGCATAGTAACGATCCGTCACATCAAAGCGAGTTTGTTCCGAGGTCACTTCAATTTGTAGCCGGCTATTTTGGACTTGCTTTTCGGCCTTTTCAATTTGGGCGCTACGCTCTCCCCCCGTGTAGATGTTGTAGGTTAATTGCAGTGAGCCAACAGCGTTGGTACTAGTTTCCTTTTGGACGTTGGGCACGATGAAGGGGTTATTTTGGGCATTGATTTGGTTCAGGGCATTATTCAACTCAATGCCTGGGCTACTTTCACGACTAAAGGAAAAATTAGTACTTAGGGTCGGATAGAGGGCGGCCCTAGCGGCGGTCAAACCAGCCTCTTCTCGCTCTAGAACAATTCGGGCCTGCTGGAGTTCCGGATTATTTTTCAGGGCCAGTTCAATAGCCTGGTTGAGGGTAATGGCCTGGCGGATATTGGTTTGGACTTCCTGGGGCTTGGTGGGAAACAGCAGGGGCGTTCCAGCCGGGTTTAGATTGTTGGGGGGGCGGTCTGACGGCAATTGGAGCGTGCTAACGCCAGCCGCCTCTGGAGAGGACGAATTGGTGGAGGGAACAGTCTGGGCAGGGGAAGACGAATTGGTAGGGGGAACAGTCTGGGCATTGGAAATCAGACCCATCGCTAAGACGCCACAGAGGCCAGTACCAAGACTCAATAATGCACGAGATAGAGATAGGGAAAACTGGGAGGAAATTGATTTCATAGGAATTTGTCCAGACAAGTTGTCTCTTAAGCAAAAATATAAACTAGGGCATCTCCGCTAAATAACTTACCGCATCGGCCCAGGAATGAAAACTTACCCAGGGGCGTAGCAGTGCTGAACCGCACCAGCACGTCGGGGGTCGCCAACGCCTTCTAGGATCCCGCTGGCGGGGTAACCAACGGCATGAACTCCGCCAAAAAACATATTTTGTTCTCGCCACAGATGCACTTGAGTTCCATCTTGAAAGGCTAGGATTTCTAAGACTTCTGGATTTTTTAAAGGTTCCACATTTAGATGATAGTCCTCCCAATGAAGGCGGGATTGAGTAACGGCTTCGGGCAGGGCCAGACCAAAGTCCAGGTAGTGGGAAATCACCTGCCACAGGGCCGTCCGAATGCGATTCGACCCCCCAGAGCCTAGCACTAACTCTGGCCGCTGTTCCCCCAACAGGAGGGTAGGGGCCATCATCGAAGACAACCGTTGGCCCGTCGCCCACTGATGGAAACCATGGGGATTGAGGTCGGCTTCCCCCAGCATATTGTTGAGCATGATGCCTGTCCCCGGTAGAAAATGAGCCGAGCCTTCGCCATTAGAACTGGTGACACTGGCGGCATTGCCTTCTTGATCCAGGACACTAATATGAGTTGTACTACCGAGCTTATTACTGGGAAACGGGCCCAACAGGTGGGCCTGGTACTGCTTTAGGAGTTTCTCCGACAAAAAGCGGGCGGCGATGTCCGATTGATAAATGGCGGGGTCGTAGTGATGATTGCGGGCCTGATTGGTCAAGGCCATGATCTGGCTAAACAGGGCCAGATGCTCGACGCTTTCTAGACGAATGGTGGTCATATCCACCGCTTCCAGCAACTTGAGAGCAAAGGCGATGAGACTACCGCCAGAACTGGGAGGGGGATTGGTCAGTAACCGATGGCCCCGGTAGGTCAGGGCCAGGGGCGGCCGCACCCAGACTTGATAGGTTTGTAAATCCTCTAGGGTTAAATAACCGCCATCGGCCAAACTGGCGACTAAATGATGAGCTAGATCCCCTTGATAAAATTCCCGTGCCCCCTTCTGGGCCAAGTATTCCAAGGTATTGGCCAAGGCTGGACATCGGCCCGTTTCCCCTGCTTCTAGCAAGGCCCCCTGGGGAGCATAGATCGCCTGGCCCTCGGCGGTATGGGTCAAAATGGGCTGAAGCAGTCGATAGGTAAAGGCATTAAAGGCATTGACGGTAAATCCGCGCCGGGCGTAGTCAACCGCCGGTTCAATCAACACCTTAAACGGTAGTCGGCCCAATTGTTGATGCACCGTAAACAGGCCCGCCACCAGGCCCGGTACGGCAATGGACGCTTTGCCAATGTGAAAGGTCTGCACCGCACCGCCAAAATTCAGATCCACCGGGCCAAAATCTAGGTCAGCAACCGCTTTTTTGCGCTGGGGGGTTTGGCAAAAAAAGTCAAACAATCGATTTTCCTGGTTTTGACTATGGGCCAGCAGGAAACCGCCACCACCCAAGGACGTGAGGGTCGATTCCACCACACAGGCCGCCAAGACCGCCGCAATGGCCGCATCAAAGGCATTGCCCCCGGCCTCTAGGATCAAGCGGCCCGCCTCCGCCGTTTGGGGATGACCGGCGGCGATAACACCCTGGGTTTTTTGCGCCATGATTGTACTTATCCTTGAAGCAATCCTCGTCTTGGGAACTAAAATTAAGCATAGGTCTTATCCCCAGCGTTATGAGCCAGTGTCTGAATCCTGATTGTTTAACCCTCAATCCGACCACCCATCAATTTTGCCAAAAGTGTGGCAAGGTTCTGCTCCTCAAAGACCGCTACCAGGCCATGAAGCTGATTGGTCAGGGGGGCTTTGGGAAAACCTTTTTGGCCATCGACCACGATAAGCCCTCTAAACCTCACTGTGTAATCAAGCAGTTTTTTCCTCAGCTAGAAGGTTCGGATGGCATGGCTAAAGCCGAGGCCCTATTTGCGGCAGAGGCCCAGCGCCTAGAAGAATTAGGACATCATGATCAGATTCCGGCATTGTTGGCTTATTTCACCGTTGAGGGTCGGCAGTACCTCGTTCAGGAATATATCGAAGGGGAAAATTTAGACGAGGAGTTAAAGCGCCTGGGGACATTTGATGAGGCCAAGATTCGGCAGGTATTACTGGATCTATTGCCGGTATTAGATTTTATCCATCAGCGTCAGGTCATTCATCGGGACATTAAGCCAGAAAATATTATCCGTCGAGCCTTGGATCAGAAGTTGGTTTTGGTGGACTTTGGAGCAGCGAAACAACTCTCATCAGCTAATCGAGCGAGAACGGGTACAGTAATTGGCACAGTGGGCTATGCTTCACCAGAGCAGATGAATGGCAAAGCAGTTAGTTCTAGCGATCTTTATAGTCTGGGCGTCACTTGCTTACATTTGCTAACCGGTATTGAACCGGGTGAATTATTTGATCTAGAAGAATATCAATGGGACTGGCATAAGTATCTTAAACAACAAGTTATTAGTCATGAAATTAAACAAATTCTAGGTAAATTAGTCAATCTGGGAATCAGTAAAAGATATACAGAAGCTATTTTAGTAGTAAACGATCTGCAAGAACGAAAAAGCTCCTCTATCGGTACAAAAAATGCAACCACCATTCAACCTAAAGGAATAGCCAT contains:
- a CDS encoding BrnT family toxin, with amino-acid sequence MQFEWNPSKANSNLKKHGVSFGEASTVFNDPLSVTFPDTDHSYGEERYVIIGLSHTNRVLVVSHTDRADRVRIN
- a CDS encoding Rho termination factor N-terminal domain-containing protein, with product MQQDIGTLLHIYLDEIKPGQPTQAHRFLITSSAKAINEAGGRNWMPVIVKQTGAESFQAIANTFILAAAEEAGINKVWCIIADDTEATQNCAQLLAQEKIPRINLTTASREEIKLGLDYLIRRPVNPLVGVTLATALEKIDVPQRQSWKASLNEITGLKCAITKGKKLDIFKEVFYAEPPKVLKPSINLTTASREEIQSGLEYLVHHSDNPLPTLNIATALDKLDVPERQYWQESLTEVVSLKCGITKGKKLDSFKEVFYTTPLVKPEPSLDELPITQLRKLAQEKGIPGTSRMKKADLLKVLGDI
- a CDS encoding ParA family protein, which produces MAHTSLQQAWLNLAPGALEPMIADHLVIPEMLKLFGFTFQRGEIVKEYPTGLGAQKVDIAARKNNGIDNFSHSLKAPSLIVELKRRSKNISPNTAEYLSLVRQLKGYLDPEAINCSQAKWGIITNADRIQLFRRHGKVIYPFTNNIELNAGNIDEKIYLLKDYIENNCNSLVIALYNNKGGVGKTTTTINLASILSLPSAKGGFGKKVLVVDFDPNQKDLTEILGIKPGKVKLLDFLKDSNSKDYAIDDLISPYPIKLKDGKWYRFFDVIPADEGFLEVPPSSLPSILYKGSLGKILSRVKNKYDYILIDAPPGSNYFTKEAIIASDVVLMPSKHNGLASLNNAATAMKDILPQLGQERRVYSPELADPTPLPIFFNGEQMTPAQEKQAREEINKIIDNVMQSDKIDLTPFFFPKKTEMVKNEEIFNLPNIAHISSAHFSRRPAALTNQLAFVAYKRFVEEYFI
- a CDS encoding SH3 domain-containing protein; this translates as MRSKLSRSSEPVSRIVYEEEVVVLEKSADGEWVKIWAGVQEGWVLLKNLERM
- a CDS encoding endonuclease domain-containing protein; the protein is MTIIFNQASEKEKRRQLRQNPTKAESIVWQYFKGKKIANCKFRRQYSIGPFVVDFYCPELKLAIEIDGESHDSLEAQAYDLNRQQYIEAFGISFLRFTNQQIYENAESVMMSIVDHVNYLRKKMSMLHHQALENEC
- a CDS encoding DUF29 domain-containing protein, translating into MLALAKTDYEQDFALWVEQTVAFLKAKDYAAVDWPNLIEEVEGLTRSDRRELENRLITLFEHALKRRYVALPDCYRGWEVTLLRTQYRLKQILDDSPSLRNYFLGIMEKCYQNAAKNIRREYDAILPEVIPFDQEIDKLLNEEFWQLQ
- a CDS encoding DUF29 domain-containing protein, producing MLRSPSSLSPPLNLSALYEQDYYAWLQATAKQLKDNQLQGLDRLNLLEEIESMGRSEKNALGSNLQILLMHLLKYRYQPEKRSNSWLLTIFEHRDRIEEALEQSPSLQPYLREIFHKCYAKARQKAALETGLALNTFPAESPFSLDETLDVDFLPETKSG
- a CDS encoding ABC transporter ATP-binding protein, translated to MAQSRFRRLLAYLSPHKKALGVGMVALLLANVLGVYIPILIRDSIDDLGANFHLGQLLGVALAIMALASVMWAIRMISRLAIFGIGRQIEYNLKQQIFSHLLKLEPAYFSENTSGDLINRATSDVDNIRRLVGFAVLSLINTIFAYALTLPAMLSIHIPLSLMAIAVYPVMLQIVNLFSGKLRDYQLAVQEELSDLSELIQEDMSGINLIKIYAQEDNERQAFRRQNQKLLQANLKLVQTRNLLFPVIEGLSYISLLLLLAFGTAAIQKGEISIGDFIALIILVERLVFPTALLGFTITAYQRGEVSIDRVEAIFQAQPRIQNVPTVQALARPLLGEITATHLSYRYPGSETWALKDVNFCIEPGEMVAIVGPIGCGKSTLANALPRLLDIAPGQLFLDGVDITQVSLEDLRRAIAFVPQESFLFSTTIENNIRYGVPQLEGDAIAKAAQQAYLDSEIHYFPQQYQTLVGERGISLSGGQRQRTALARALVLEAPVLVLDDALSSVDNQTATHILSYLAQQRQNTVIFISHQLSAAAQADRILVMDQGQIVQSGTHEALLQQPGLYQSLWQQHELEKVLQ
- a CDS encoding 2Fe-2S iron-sulfur cluster-binding protein, whose protein sequence is MTITFVKEGKEVVVAQGANLREKALQNGVDLYTLRGKLMNCGGYGQCGTCIVEIVAGMENLSPKTDFEQRVLRKKPDSYRLACQTLVNGPVSVNTKP
- a CDS encoding TolC family protein — its product is MKSISSQFSLSLSRALLSLGTGLCGVLAMGLISNAQTVPPTNSSSPAQTVPSTNSSSPEAAGVSTLQLPSDRPPNNLNPAGTPLLFPTKPQEVQTNIRQAITLNQAIELALKNNPELQQARIVLEREEAGLTAARAALYPTLSTNFSFSRESSPGIELNNALNQINAQNNPFIVPNVQKETSTNAVGSLQLTYNIYTGGERSAQIEKAEKQVQNSRLQIEVTSEQTRFDVTDRYYALQGADAQVAIAQASVEDAAQSLRDARLLEQAGLGTRFDVLRAEGDLATANEALTRAIADQRNARRRISQLLNVGQQVELTAADEIKEAGNWTIPLENTIVQAYKNRAELEQQLIQVEISDQDRKIALSAIKPRVDFVASYDYQDNFDNAVGVVDGYAFTARVRWDFFDGGRAFAEARRAERQMDIAQSEFTKQRNQIRFDVEESYNNLISTKENIVSTRTNVTRFEEALRLARLRFQAGVGTQTDVINAQRDLANARGRFLQAIIGYNQSLNRLQRSVSNLPNNQLFDIQP